Proteins encoded by one window of Arachis hypogaea cultivar Tifrunner chromosome 1, arahy.Tifrunner.gnm2.J5K5, whole genome shotgun sequence:
- the LOC112789394 gene encoding folate transporter 1, chloroplastic isoform X3, with protein MSATAPEARQWHWENAAAGGTAGFATVAVMHPLDVVRTRFQVNDGRVSHVPNYKNTVHAIFTIARSEGLRGLYAGFLPGVIGSTISWGLYFFFYDKAKQRYARNREDTLSPGLHLASAAEAGGLVCLCTNPVWLVKTRLQLQTPLHQTRPYYGIFDAFRTIMREEGFRALYRGIVPGLFLQVSHGAVQFTAYEELRKVIVDIKHRGSKRHLQNPDDLLNSADYAVLGATSKIAAILLTYPFQVMRSRLQQRPSADGVPRYVDSWHVVKETARYEGVRGFYRGITPSLLKNVPASSVTFIVYENVLKLLKLARRND; from the exons ATGTCAGCCACAGCACCTGAGGCCCGTCAATGGCACTGGGAGAATGCTGCTGCCGGTGGCACAGCTGGGTTTGCCACTGTCGCTGTCATGCATCCCCTCGATGTTGTCCGCACTAGGTTCCAAg TTAATGATGGCAGAGTCTCTCATGTTCCCAATTATAAGAATACTGTTCATGCAATTTTCACCATTGCTCGATCTGAG ggattaagaggattatatgcAGGTTTTCTTCCTGGGGTTATTGGGTCGACTATTTCATGGGGCCTATATTTCTTTTT TTATGATAAAGCCAAACAAAGATATGCTAGGAATAGGGAGGATACACTGAGCCCAGGTCTTCATCTTGCCTCAGCTGCTGAAGCAGGAGGTTTG GTGTGCTTGTGCACAAATCCTGTTTGGCTGGTAAAAACAAGATTGCAGCTTCAGACTCCTCTTCATCAAACACGACCATACTATGGGATTTTTG ATGCATTTAGGACCATAATGAGGGAAGAAGGTTTTAGAGCACTCTACAGAGGAATTGTTCCTGGTCTATTTCTG CAGGTCTCTCATGGGGCTGTTCAGTTCACAGCATATGAGGAGCTTCGTAAAGTTATTGTAGACATAAAGCACAGGGGAAGTAAAAGGCATCTTCAAAACCCGGATGATCTGTTG AATTCTGCTGATTATGCTGTTCTTGGGGCAACATCAAAAATTGCTGCAATACTTCTAACCTATCCATTTCAG GTTATGAGATCTCGATTGCAG CAACGGCCTAGTGCGGATGGGGTTCCAAGATATGTGGATAGTTGGCATGTTGTGAAGGAAACTGCAAG ATATGAAGGTGTCCGAGGATTTTACAGGGGAATAACCCCAAGCCTTTTGAAAAATGTTCCTGCTTCTTCAGTAACATTTATTGTTTATGAAAATGTTCTTAAATTGCTTAAACTAGCAAGGAGGAATGACtaa
- the LOC112789394 gene encoding folate transporter 1, chloroplastic isoform X8, with product MSATAPEARQWHWENAAAGGTAGFATVAVMHPLDVVRTRFQVNDGRVSHVPNYKNTVHAIFTIARSEGLRGLYAGFLPGVIGSTISWGLYFFFYDKAKQRYARNREDTLSPGLHLASAAEAGGLVCLCTNPVWLVKTRLQLQTPLHQTRPYYGIFDAFRTIMREEGFRALYRGIVPGLFLVSHGAVQFTAYEELRKVIVDIKHRGSKRHLQNPDDLLNSADYAVLGATSKIAAILLTYPFQANRNFFLCSNGLVRMGFQDMWIVGML from the exons ATGTCAGCCACAGCACCTGAGGCCCGTCAATGGCACTGGGAGAATGCTGCTGCCGGTGGCACAGCTGGGTTTGCCACTGTCGCTGTCATGCATCCCCTCGATGTTGTCCGCACTAGGTTCCAAg TTAATGATGGCAGAGTCTCTCATGTTCCCAATTATAAGAATACTGTTCATGCAATTTTCACCATTGCTCGATCTGAG ggattaagaggattatatgcAGGTTTTCTTCCTGGGGTTATTGGGTCGACTATTTCATGGGGCCTATATTTCTTTTT TTATGATAAAGCCAAACAAAGATATGCTAGGAATAGGGAGGATACACTGAGCCCAGGTCTTCATCTTGCCTCAGCTGCTGAAGCAGGAGGTTTG GTGTGCTTGTGCACAAATCCTGTTTGGCTGGTAAAAACAAGATTGCAGCTTCAGACTCCTCTTCATCAAACACGACCATACTATGGGATTTTTG ATGCATTTAGGACCATAATGAGGGAAGAAGGTTTTAGAGCACTCTACAGAGGAATTGTTCCTGGTCTATTTCTG GTCTCTCATGGGGCTGTTCAGTTCACAGCATATGAGGAGCTTCGTAAAGTTATTGTAGACATAAAGCACAGGGGAAGTAAAAGGCATCTTCAAAACCCGGATGATCTGTTG AATTCTGCTGATTATGCTGTTCTTGGGGCAACATCAAAAATTGCTGCAATACTTCTAACCTATCCATTTCAG GCAAATCgaaatttctttctctgcagCAACGGCCTAGTGCGGATGGGGTTCCAAGATATGTGGATAGTTGGCATGTTGTGA
- the LOC112789394 gene encoding folate transporter 1, chloroplastic isoform X9, which yields MMAESLMFPIIRILFMQFSPLLDLSYDKAKQRYARNREDTLSPGLHLASAAEAGGLVCLCTNPVWLVKTRLQLQTPLHQTRPYYGIFDAFRTIMREEGFRALYRGIVPGLFLQVSHGAVQFTAYEELRKVIVDIKHRGSKRHLQNPDDLLVQFLVSSSLKEGSIFLCPCLVEHDGSIFDSMLACSFFFQVMRSRLQQRPSADGVPRYVDSWHVVKETARYEGVRGFYRGITPSLLKNVPASSVTFIVYENVLKLLKLARRND from the exons ATGATGGCAGAGTCTCTCATGTTCCCAATTATAAGAATACTGTTCATGCAATTTTCACCATTGCTCGATCTGAG TTATGATAAAGCCAAACAAAGATATGCTAGGAATAGGGAGGATACACTGAGCCCAGGTCTTCATCTTGCCTCAGCTGCTGAAGCAGGAGGTTTG GTGTGCTTGTGCACAAATCCTGTTTGGCTGGTAAAAACAAGATTGCAGCTTCAGACTCCTCTTCATCAAACACGACCATACTATGGGATTTTTG ATGCATTTAGGACCATAATGAGGGAAGAAGGTTTTAGAGCACTCTACAGAGGAATTGTTCCTGGTCTATTTCTG CAGGTCTCTCATGGGGCTGTTCAGTTCACAGCATATGAGGAGCTTCGTAAAGTTATTGTAGACATAAAGCACAGGGGAAGTAAAAGGCATCTTCAAAACCCGGATGATCTGTTG GTACAGTTTCTTGTATCCTCCTCTTTGAAAGAGGGTTCTATATTTTTGTGTCCTTGTCTCGTCGAACATGATGGATCAATCTTTGACAGCATGCTTGCTTGCTCCTTTTTTTTCCAGGTTATGAGATCTCGATTGCAG CAACGGCCTAGTGCGGATGGGGTTCCAAGATATGTGGATAGTTGGCATGTTGTGAAGGAAACTGCAAG ATATGAAGGTGTCCGAGGATTTTACAGGGGAATAACCCCAAGCCTTTTGAAAAATGTTCCTGCTTCTTCAGTAACATTTATTGTTTATGAAAATGTTCTTAAATTGCTTAAACTAGCAAGGAGGAATGACtaa
- the LOC112789394 gene encoding folate transporter 1, chloroplastic isoform X1 translates to MSATAPEARQWHWENAAAGGTAGFATVAVMHPLDVVRTRFQVNDGRVSHVPNYKNTVHAIFTIARSEGLRGLYAGFLPGVIGSTISWGLYFFFYDKAKQRYARNREDTLSPGLHLASAAEAGGLVCLCTNPVWLVKTRLQLQTPLHQTRPYYGIFDAFRTIMREEGFRALYRGIVPGLFLQVSHGAVQFTAYEELRKVIVDIKHRGSKRHLQNPDDLLVQFLVSSSLKEGSIFLCPCLVEHDGSIFDSMLACSFFFQVMRSRLQQRPSADGVPRYVDSWHVVKETARYEGVRGFYRGITPSLLKNVPASSVTFIVYENVLKLLKLARRND, encoded by the exons ATGTCAGCCACAGCACCTGAGGCCCGTCAATGGCACTGGGAGAATGCTGCTGCCGGTGGCACAGCTGGGTTTGCCACTGTCGCTGTCATGCATCCCCTCGATGTTGTCCGCACTAGGTTCCAAg TTAATGATGGCAGAGTCTCTCATGTTCCCAATTATAAGAATACTGTTCATGCAATTTTCACCATTGCTCGATCTGAG ggattaagaggattatatgcAGGTTTTCTTCCTGGGGTTATTGGGTCGACTATTTCATGGGGCCTATATTTCTTTTT TTATGATAAAGCCAAACAAAGATATGCTAGGAATAGGGAGGATACACTGAGCCCAGGTCTTCATCTTGCCTCAGCTGCTGAAGCAGGAGGTTTG GTGTGCTTGTGCACAAATCCTGTTTGGCTGGTAAAAACAAGATTGCAGCTTCAGACTCCTCTTCATCAAACACGACCATACTATGGGATTTTTG ATGCATTTAGGACCATAATGAGGGAAGAAGGTTTTAGAGCACTCTACAGAGGAATTGTTCCTGGTCTATTTCTG CAGGTCTCTCATGGGGCTGTTCAGTTCACAGCATATGAGGAGCTTCGTAAAGTTATTGTAGACATAAAGCACAGGGGAAGTAAAAGGCATCTTCAAAACCCGGATGATCTGTTG GTACAGTTTCTTGTATCCTCCTCTTTGAAAGAGGGTTCTATATTTTTGTGTCCTTGTCTCGTCGAACATGATGGATCAATCTTTGACAGCATGCTTGCTTGCTCCTTTTTTTTCCAGGTTATGAGATCTCGATTGCAG CAACGGCCTAGTGCGGATGGGGTTCCAAGATATGTGGATAGTTGGCATGTTGTGAAGGAAACTGCAAG ATATGAAGGTGTCCGAGGATTTTACAGGGGAATAACCCCAAGCCTTTTGAAAAATGTTCCTGCTTCTTCAGTAACATTTATTGTTTATGAAAATGTTCTTAAATTGCTTAAACTAGCAAGGAGGAATGACtaa
- the LOC112789394 gene encoding folate transporter 1, chloroplastic isoform X4, producing the protein MSATAPEARQWHWENAAAGGTAGFATVAVMHPLDVVRTRFQVNDGRVSHVPNYKNTVHAIFTIARSEGLRGLYAGFLPGVIGSTISWGLYFFFYDKAKQRYARNREDTLSPGLHLASAAEAGGLVCLCTNPVWLVKTRLQLQTPLHQTRPYYGIFDAFRTIMREEGFRALYRGIVPGLFLVSHGAVQFTAYEELRKVIVDIKHRGSKRHLQNPDDLLNSADYAVLGATSKIAAILLTYPFQVMRSRLQQRPSADGVPRYVDSWHVVKETARYEGVRGFYRGITPSLLKNVPASSVTFIVYENVLKLLKLARRND; encoded by the exons ATGTCAGCCACAGCACCTGAGGCCCGTCAATGGCACTGGGAGAATGCTGCTGCCGGTGGCACAGCTGGGTTTGCCACTGTCGCTGTCATGCATCCCCTCGATGTTGTCCGCACTAGGTTCCAAg TTAATGATGGCAGAGTCTCTCATGTTCCCAATTATAAGAATACTGTTCATGCAATTTTCACCATTGCTCGATCTGAG ggattaagaggattatatgcAGGTTTTCTTCCTGGGGTTATTGGGTCGACTATTTCATGGGGCCTATATTTCTTTTT TTATGATAAAGCCAAACAAAGATATGCTAGGAATAGGGAGGATACACTGAGCCCAGGTCTTCATCTTGCCTCAGCTGCTGAAGCAGGAGGTTTG GTGTGCTTGTGCACAAATCCTGTTTGGCTGGTAAAAACAAGATTGCAGCTTCAGACTCCTCTTCATCAAACACGACCATACTATGGGATTTTTG ATGCATTTAGGACCATAATGAGGGAAGAAGGTTTTAGAGCACTCTACAGAGGAATTGTTCCTGGTCTATTTCTG GTCTCTCATGGGGCTGTTCAGTTCACAGCATATGAGGAGCTTCGTAAAGTTATTGTAGACATAAAGCACAGGGGAAGTAAAAGGCATCTTCAAAACCCGGATGATCTGTTG AATTCTGCTGATTATGCTGTTCTTGGGGCAACATCAAAAATTGCTGCAATACTTCTAACCTATCCATTTCAG GTTATGAGATCTCGATTGCAG CAACGGCCTAGTGCGGATGGGGTTCCAAGATATGTGGATAGTTGGCATGTTGTGAAGGAAACTGCAAG ATATGAAGGTGTCCGAGGATTTTACAGGGGAATAACCCCAAGCCTTTTGAAAAATGTTCCTGCTTCTTCAGTAACATTTATTGTTTATGAAAATGTTCTTAAATTGCTTAAACTAGCAAGGAGGAATGACtaa
- the LOC112789394 gene encoding folate transporter 1, chloroplastic isoform X6: protein MLLPVAQLGLPLSLSCIPSMLSALGSKLMMAESLMFPIIRILFMQFSPLLDLSYDKAKQRYARNREDTLSPGLHLASAAEAGGLVCLCTNPVWLVKTRLQLQTPLHQTRPYYGIFDAFRTIMREEGFRALYRGIVPGLFLVSHGAVQFTAYEELRKVIVDIKHRGSKRHLQNPDDLLNSADYAVLGATSKIAAILLTYPFQVMRSRLQQRPSADGVPRYVDSWHVVKETARYEGVRGFYRGITPSLLKNVPASSVTFIVYENVLKLLKLARRND, encoded by the exons ATGCTGCTGCCGGTGGCACAGCTGGGTTTGCCACTGTCGCTGTCATGCATCCCCTCGATGTTGTCCGCACTAGGTTCCAAg TTAATGATGGCAGAGTCTCTCATGTTCCCAATTATAAGAATACTGTTCATGCAATTTTCACCATTGCTCGATCTGAG TTATGATAAAGCCAAACAAAGATATGCTAGGAATAGGGAGGATACACTGAGCCCAGGTCTTCATCTTGCCTCAGCTGCTGAAGCAGGAGGTTTG GTGTGCTTGTGCACAAATCCTGTTTGGCTGGTAAAAACAAGATTGCAGCTTCAGACTCCTCTTCATCAAACACGACCATACTATGGGATTTTTG ATGCATTTAGGACCATAATGAGGGAAGAAGGTTTTAGAGCACTCTACAGAGGAATTGTTCCTGGTCTATTTCTG GTCTCTCATGGGGCTGTTCAGTTCACAGCATATGAGGAGCTTCGTAAAGTTATTGTAGACATAAAGCACAGGGGAAGTAAAAGGCATCTTCAAAACCCGGATGATCTGTTG AATTCTGCTGATTATGCTGTTCTTGGGGCAACATCAAAAATTGCTGCAATACTTCTAACCTATCCATTTCAG GTTATGAGATCTCGATTGCAG CAACGGCCTAGTGCGGATGGGGTTCCAAGATATGTGGATAGTTGGCATGTTGTGAAGGAAACTGCAAG ATATGAAGGTGTCCGAGGATTTTACAGGGGAATAACCCCAAGCCTTTTGAAAAATGTTCCTGCTTCTTCAGTAACATTTATTGTTTATGAAAATGTTCTTAAATTGCTTAAACTAGCAAGGAGGAATGACtaa
- the LOC112789394 gene encoding folate transporter 1, chloroplastic isoform X2, whose translation MSATAPEARQWHWENAAAGGTAGFATVAVMHPLDVVRTRFQVNDGRVSHVPNYKNTVHAIFTIARSEGLRGLYAGFLPGVIGSTISWGLYFFFYDKAKQRYARNREDTLSPGLHLASAAEAGGLVCLCTNPVWLVKTRLQLQTPLHQTRPYYGIFDAFRTIMREEGFRALYRGIVPGLFLVSHGAVQFTAYEELRKVIVDIKHRGSKRHLQNPDDLLVQFLVSSSLKEGSIFLCPCLVEHDGSIFDSMLACSFFFQVMRSRLQQRPSADGVPRYVDSWHVVKETARYEGVRGFYRGITPSLLKNVPASSVTFIVYENVLKLLKLARRND comes from the exons ATGTCAGCCACAGCACCTGAGGCCCGTCAATGGCACTGGGAGAATGCTGCTGCCGGTGGCACAGCTGGGTTTGCCACTGTCGCTGTCATGCATCCCCTCGATGTTGTCCGCACTAGGTTCCAAg TTAATGATGGCAGAGTCTCTCATGTTCCCAATTATAAGAATACTGTTCATGCAATTTTCACCATTGCTCGATCTGAG ggattaagaggattatatgcAGGTTTTCTTCCTGGGGTTATTGGGTCGACTATTTCATGGGGCCTATATTTCTTTTT TTATGATAAAGCCAAACAAAGATATGCTAGGAATAGGGAGGATACACTGAGCCCAGGTCTTCATCTTGCCTCAGCTGCTGAAGCAGGAGGTTTG GTGTGCTTGTGCACAAATCCTGTTTGGCTGGTAAAAACAAGATTGCAGCTTCAGACTCCTCTTCATCAAACACGACCATACTATGGGATTTTTG ATGCATTTAGGACCATAATGAGGGAAGAAGGTTTTAGAGCACTCTACAGAGGAATTGTTCCTGGTCTATTTCTG GTCTCTCATGGGGCTGTTCAGTTCACAGCATATGAGGAGCTTCGTAAAGTTATTGTAGACATAAAGCACAGGGGAAGTAAAAGGCATCTTCAAAACCCGGATGATCTGTTG GTACAGTTTCTTGTATCCTCCTCTTTGAAAGAGGGTTCTATATTTTTGTGTCCTTGTCTCGTCGAACATGATGGATCAATCTTTGACAGCATGCTTGCTTGCTCCTTTTTTTTCCAGGTTATGAGATCTCGATTGCAG CAACGGCCTAGTGCGGATGGGGTTCCAAGATATGTGGATAGTTGGCATGTTGTGAAGGAAACTGCAAG ATATGAAGGTGTCCGAGGATTTTACAGGGGAATAACCCCAAGCCTTTTGAAAAATGTTCCTGCTTCTTCAGTAACATTTATTGTTTATGAAAATGTTCTTAAATTGCTTAAACTAGCAAGGAGGAATGACtaa
- the LOC112789394 gene encoding folate transporter 1, chloroplastic isoform X5 produces the protein MLLPVAQLGLPLSLSCIPSMLSALGSKLMMAESLMFPIIRILFMQFSPLLDLSYDKAKQRYARNREDTLSPGLHLASAAEAGGLVCLCTNPVWLVKTRLQLQTPLHQTRPYYGIFDAFRTIMREEGFRALYRGIVPGLFLQVSHGAVQFTAYEELRKVIVDIKHRGSKRHLQNPDDLLVQFLVSSSLKEGSIFLCPCLVEHDGSIFDSMLACSFFFQVMRSRLQQRPSADGVPRYVDSWHVVKETARYEGVRGFYRGITPSLLKNVPASSVTFIVYENVLKLLKLARRND, from the exons ATGCTGCTGCCGGTGGCACAGCTGGGTTTGCCACTGTCGCTGTCATGCATCCCCTCGATGTTGTCCGCACTAGGTTCCAAg TTAATGATGGCAGAGTCTCTCATGTTCCCAATTATAAGAATACTGTTCATGCAATTTTCACCATTGCTCGATCTGAG TTATGATAAAGCCAAACAAAGATATGCTAGGAATAGGGAGGATACACTGAGCCCAGGTCTTCATCTTGCCTCAGCTGCTGAAGCAGGAGGTTTG GTGTGCTTGTGCACAAATCCTGTTTGGCTGGTAAAAACAAGATTGCAGCTTCAGACTCCTCTTCATCAAACACGACCATACTATGGGATTTTTG ATGCATTTAGGACCATAATGAGGGAAGAAGGTTTTAGAGCACTCTACAGAGGAATTGTTCCTGGTCTATTTCTG CAGGTCTCTCATGGGGCTGTTCAGTTCACAGCATATGAGGAGCTTCGTAAAGTTATTGTAGACATAAAGCACAGGGGAAGTAAAAGGCATCTTCAAAACCCGGATGATCTGTTG GTACAGTTTCTTGTATCCTCCTCTTTGAAAGAGGGTTCTATATTTTTGTGTCCTTGTCTCGTCGAACATGATGGATCAATCTTTGACAGCATGCTTGCTTGCTCCTTTTTTTTCCAGGTTATGAGATCTCGATTGCAG CAACGGCCTAGTGCGGATGGGGTTCCAAGATATGTGGATAGTTGGCATGTTGTGAAGGAAACTGCAAG ATATGAAGGTGTCCGAGGATTTTACAGGGGAATAACCCCAAGCCTTTTGAAAAATGTTCCTGCTTCTTCAGTAACATTTATTGTTTATGAAAATGTTCTTAAATTGCTTAAACTAGCAAGGAGGAATGACtaa
- the LOC112789394 gene encoding folate transporter 1, chloroplastic isoform X7: MSATAPEARQWHWENAAAGGTAGFATVAVMHPLDVVRTRFQVNDGRVSHVPNYKNTVHAIFTIARSEGLRGLYAGFLPGVIGSTISWGLYFFFYDKAKQRYARNREDTLSPGLHLASAAEAGGLVCLCTNPVWLVKTRLQLQTPLHQTRPYYGIFDAFRTIMREEGFRALYRGIVPGLFLQVSHGAVQFTAYEELRKVIVDIKHRGSKRHLQNPDDLLNSADYAVLGATSKIAAILLTYPFQANRNFFLCSNGLVRMGFQDMWIVGML, translated from the exons ATGTCAGCCACAGCACCTGAGGCCCGTCAATGGCACTGGGAGAATGCTGCTGCCGGTGGCACAGCTGGGTTTGCCACTGTCGCTGTCATGCATCCCCTCGATGTTGTCCGCACTAGGTTCCAAg TTAATGATGGCAGAGTCTCTCATGTTCCCAATTATAAGAATACTGTTCATGCAATTTTCACCATTGCTCGATCTGAG ggattaagaggattatatgcAGGTTTTCTTCCTGGGGTTATTGGGTCGACTATTTCATGGGGCCTATATTTCTTTTT TTATGATAAAGCCAAACAAAGATATGCTAGGAATAGGGAGGATACACTGAGCCCAGGTCTTCATCTTGCCTCAGCTGCTGAAGCAGGAGGTTTG GTGTGCTTGTGCACAAATCCTGTTTGGCTGGTAAAAACAAGATTGCAGCTTCAGACTCCTCTTCATCAAACACGACCATACTATGGGATTTTTG ATGCATTTAGGACCATAATGAGGGAAGAAGGTTTTAGAGCACTCTACAGAGGAATTGTTCCTGGTCTATTTCTG CAGGTCTCTCATGGGGCTGTTCAGTTCACAGCATATGAGGAGCTTCGTAAAGTTATTGTAGACATAAAGCACAGGGGAAGTAAAAGGCATCTTCAAAACCCGGATGATCTGTTG AATTCTGCTGATTATGCTGTTCTTGGGGCAACATCAAAAATTGCTGCAATACTTCTAACCTATCCATTTCAG GCAAATCgaaatttctttctctgcagCAACGGCCTAGTGCGGATGGGGTTCCAAGATATGTGGATAGTTGGCATGTTGTGA